tctcctgcagagaatggtgggacgtcgattgcttaagtcacatggtacatttctcctcacaagtacccctcccacctgctctccgaatgcacgccgtattccagtggcgggtcgagtgtgcctgctctcactgcgctgtcacccgactccgcactgcgcggcgccctgctcctcttctcccaatggaattcgccataaatacagaccgcaacatcgcccagggttagcggtatagaaaacatcatgctggcaactctgggctccTCACCAAAATTAGCTTTtttatgtacccagaatggaggccgaaattccctagtcaagtcgaccagttgaacaggcgaagtgaaactcgctgtacatattttttcgctgctgcccatatgatgaatgatggacccgcctatgcgcattgttctgtttataatattttctgtgtttcttttagccaggattgcgttatctcgcgagcgctcacatgaattcacggggagattgttaagactgtcaacaacttcatcttcggcgatgccttatctTGTGtagcatgtgcgatcatttggatgaatcgtcttggtggcgaccctttttgtgtatgtaagtgatcgattgtgcgtgataaggaatcggttagtcgcattaacctgtgtgtgtttatttgaccagaaatttagttcgctccgcggtaaagcttcaggctctttctgtgttctcaaattgcgcaatctgttcacatctgtgcacccactaacctcatgattccaaaaagtcacgttagaaacatatctttccgttttcttgaaccagtaagctgttgccggttagagctacgggaagtccgcgtggcaggtcttTGAAAAAGTAAGGCgatcgactgttgcaatgcacctgtagatcgtcagcgcgtttgtcaacgcaagttataggctgactttatttgaacttgtgaatcgataagtcgtgaagtgtgtgctgctatgagatgcagaatatgcaaaggcacaaacggaaccgagatcgagttttctcagacgtgcaaaatttttataataatcggttcaggtcagcctgctagctggaaccatgcagtgctgatgacatgctgattgcaaaataaactgcaccaccataagtttagcaactgccttgcggaatagatagcattacatttgctaaatgtgttgagcatcgacaagatcgagcgacctacagaacgctgatttgcgcacagCAAggtatgtcaaggacgggtgggctgggccagggaagctaagaaaccgccacaacaaacaggtgggagggcaggtaggtgaatggctttgaagtctacgcagaaacaaatataggaatgctaggcgccgccacgccgttgaaaaatcaggtgaatgttgaagagtgcgacagtgactgacgtaacagaaaataattttaagaagggggggggggggcgcacaaaaggcgtcaagaacgagtcgagagagcgtctcgtcactgcccgatcgctcaacaccagacggccgtggccagtcgcctagctgaggctcacctatcCTGTCGTAACACGTGCCAACTTAGATTTCTCCTAAATAAATACAatatagtttcatttctcttcagaataagctgcaagtgtaaaccttgcgcctacgttcatctcctgcgtgcacacgttgaaatctggcgcacgcacgtacgaggagggggaggcgataagaaggcgagcgcggcacgcagtcgcgtgacttcactagggacatctccgcctcgcaaatctagggaaccgcacaagacgagatctggcaacactggtgtgttctggtggggatttagccGCTCCCGCTGCTACCTCCTGCAGTCGTTGGAGCGCATTTCGTGCGGGCCTCCGCACACTGCACATTTCGCTTTCCAGTACACTTGTGACACTTCTTCACATTTGGTGTAGGACATACATCCTTCCGGTGGCCCGTGCGTAGACATGTGCGGCACACTTCGATTTTCCTTTTATAGAGTACTCACCTAATGATAGTGCTCCTGTACTTGATGTAATGGGGAACAGCTGTTCCCTGGAAGAGCACGATAATGGCCGAGGTGTTGCCCAGTCGCCGTGCATAGAGGACCTGCGGGTCGTTTTGATCCAGGCTGCGCATGGCCACGGGCAATACTTTTGACAGTGTTGGGCGTGGTAACGTATGGACGCACCTAGTATTGGGTTTCGCTGAGTGAGATGGCCGCGATGCCGGCATACGCTGCGGCTCTTCCCTCATCTGGGGTGCTGACCAAGATAGTGTTTTGTGAGTAAAGCTGAATCGTGTCCGATGCGTTGAGGGCCTTGCGGACGCTGTCCGAGATCTGCGCCGCGCACCACGATCGGAGGTTGAGGCCGTCGCGTGGGCGAATGATTATCTTGTAGTCGTCGTATATATCTTGCAAACGCTGCCCTGTTGCGAGTCTGATCTTTCGTTTTCTTCAGGCTCTTGTGTGCCTGGATCCATTCGGGCGGCTCGAATTCTTGCGGGGGATTATCTTCTCCCTCCACCGTCACCTCCATAACGAACGCTTGCGTAGAGAGTCTCTCGCGCAGACAGCCCGGGTCACGGGGTCGCGAGGCCGCAGCCCTGCCTGCGTTAGGGTTAGCGCAGCGTCGCCTTGGCCCGTTAGTATTTtgctcttgcaaaaaaaaaagggggggggggggtgacttgcTGATTCTGCTGGCACTCCGTAGTCCTGGTGGCTTTGGACGTTCGGAGAGTCCGTTTACGTCACTCTAGCAGGGAAATTGTAGCCGCTGCAATTTAGAGTAGCCGGAGCCAATGTGGAGCCTGTCAGCTCGCGCGCCAGACGCTAGCGTTCTTCCTCGGCTACGAAGCACGAGCGGCGTCCAGAGCAGGTGCCACGAGGTGAaaactgtcgaaacagcggagatgtggcaaggaggttgaaaaaaaattactccatctcccgctaagggaaccatgtgtggatgcgaagcagcggggagatggttagcttgagcgggagatggtttcgcggcagcggcccgagcgctcatcgcggcgctgcacaggagagagaatgaggcgcgcgcgctccgtcattttcataccgcggaactatcgtggcgcccccagcggagtatgtagctgtcgcaccacctgtcgtgcgcgcctccggattcctagaggagagaaagggggggggagcgtaggagaggagacagagggggaggggacgcgcatgcgctgtggggggtGTAGGCCGCGGGCGCcactccgtacagtagaggattcctagaggagagaaaggggggagcgtaggagagggggaggggacgccgCAAGACGGACAAAGCATCCACggtaaaggtacgtccacactagcgacaaaaacgcgcgcgacacgccgcacgcggcaagcgcccgcgcggcagactcgcgcgggcaagtccacactcgcgttttgcggcacgcggcaatGGCGCAtggagtgccgcgttgtctcgttccattcgatacttctcgtgacaacgcgctctccgttctgccggtttcgtgttccattggaagtgtctgtgtttctttgcgccactgctggtcacgctcagccatgtcggatacggacgcggagctactggtgactgtgaacactgTAATACTgatttgttctttacttgtgcaacgtcgacgtgccagaaagcggacgagaaagttttgggtgcgccccatatggcggtacagggacactgagagccaggcgcacactctgctttcccgcatgtgccagcggttggcacacagctccttgtccttaaaatcgacgttcgatttgacatagaggcacgcatatgcgcgaacggtttccaaaaacgcctccattgcgaggcgaattcttcgtcgatgtctcggtggcggtgtgggaaggcttaacaaaaacagcccccttgactggacatggcctctgagattttacggcgtgcgtgtcactgttcgatctcagagcccatgcattatgattctttgcttgtgcgacaggtggcgcctcaactgcgcagctcgcttctgattggtgctcgttttgcggctgccgcaaaaaaatgggtctcgcacccattcgagcgtttgccgcgcgttgctgccgcttttcgtgaatcttgccgcgcgcgacagcatcgcgcggcgtgtcgcgcgcgtttttgtcgctagtgtggacgtaccttaaaGCATctaaaaaacttctggagtggcggcgcccgctAATGCTTACCAGCAGGGGTGAAGCCAGCGTTCGCCCTGACTTCACCACTGAAAGAGTGCCGCGCAGGCAGCAGTCCGCGCACACCTTAAGTGCTTTTGTTGTCCGAATGTAAACGCTAGGGTAATTGTAAAATGAAAGGTCAttgtttctagctaaaatattatatttggctAAGTGTTGATATCAAGGACTCTAAAAAAATGCGTACTGTATTCAGGTTTGCTTTTAAAGCCTGTGAAACAGGTGTACATTTAATAAGATCTTAACAGCTAAATTAGCCATCTCAAACATGAAGGAGGCGAAAAGCAGGCATTTCCTATATTCCACTATTCCCTGATGTCTCTTCATGCCCTGAGTAAGATAGCggcggcctggcttcactttcaaagcagcattgctactccagaattttttttctcaacctCCTTgagatgtggtcgttccttctgtctaaaacgaagactaccacagagagagagaaactttaatggataaaatgaaatttgaggtcccgcggcgaaaaaaaaaaaggaaacatacttgacaatcgcagaaacagaacgaccacagctccgctgtttcgagaGATTTCACTTGTGGAACTGGCTGCACTTTTTAAAACCTCTTTGGGGTGTACGAACTTGACGGCGCCAAGCCTAATCTTCGCAGAACATGATCAGTTAGTTTAGAGTGTCTAGCGGTGTTGTGGGTTAGAAATGCGCAGTGCGCTAAATGACCCATAGTGTTTAgggtacgcacgctatttctctgATTTAACGTTACCGTCTTTACGTGGTTTACGTATAGTttatgtaaaacatggcggcggtcccggcgacctgcttcgaactgaatttggcattgcttttgtagaattcgcttcttTCGTAGTTAATGACTGTGTGAACGGCTTTCACTTAGGCTCAGGTCGCTTCGACGACGgggagtattatggataaccttgtggatTTTTTCGAGATCgattctcgtttcgaacgcgtcaaAACCTAACGAGAGAAATGAATGGATGGATATAGCTGAACCCTTGAAATCGGGCGGCGCACGCCACCTAGCCGCGACTAGTAATGTATTTTGTGCTtagtggagggtgaaatttcactcttgccttgattttagccaccaatcagataacctctacAATATTGAATCCCAGTCACGTTAATCTCATTACTTCACTTACTTACTTCACTTACTTCAACTGGTGCAAAATAACTGACCGTTTCATTCTTTCAAATTATAGCCATACCGCGAGTATACCCTCAATGAAAACTATCTTAGCTCTTATTCAACTAGCTAACCGCCGCAAAGTCGACCGTCTTTCGCTATTTCATTaaattttccatcacaccacacttcatgacgacctCATAATGCGGCCTCAGTACATTTCAAACCGCGTCGATTATCGCAGTAAGGTGGGAATTGATTCATGTCACACGAAGTCTGTCTTTCAGTCTTTCATCCCctgtacatctcagaaatggaaccacctaCCCTCATGTACCGTAGCCATCACTGATAAACTTTTTCGCGAAAcatagctaacattgtataatcaggagaatcattgtATTACCAGAGCTCACTGCACTTTGTTTGTTTGATTTGCTTTGCTCTGCTACTCTGTAACCACTCCCTATTTAATGCCATATGACCCTGAGGGTATTTTAAATAAAATAAGTTGCATCTTTGTATAAGTCGCACACCCCTCAAAATGGCCGTTTTTCCAAAAAAGAACGTATATAAGTTGCAccagtgtataagacgcacctgttcattcggtaagcgatgaaaaaaaaaaaaaagtagcgacggTTTCACTTCGTGAATGCGGGTCATGCACAAGCATgtgggtgccattcctatctaATTATGATAGCAatgatacggacactccaggcgcatttctgccgtcgtggtcgtcGCGATTTTCCGCATAAAGTAGAAGGATGATatcatcgtccccgcgcgccatatgctgtatgtgcgagtgaaagtgtgcgacggtgagccgaatcacgtaaaagggaggaaagcgggaaggcagaggGAGGGGGGtaggcttgtactctggtagcaactgcgtagtttgcgcagcggctcgcgccgtatcttcaaagcgatgtgcagacgcgacgacttcggggtcggtcgattCACGGTCGGCCTgctgccgcttgcgttgctgctccgtccttctcgcacggcgctcggcaactcgaccacgagacgaacccggtaccTCCATAGTGCGTACACAACCCATaacaactgccagaggaggtcaaccgagcgcttcgcgtggccatagcatCCAGTCTGATTTTGACGGCAGCTTAAAAGGAACAACATATAAGACACACCacaaaaaattcagaaaaaaacgcgacttatacaccggaaaatacggtacgtGAAGTCAGGCACGCGCTCCCACCACCAGCAAGTGAGGGCCAACGCTACAAGAAGACTTCGTCAGCAACGTGACCTTAACTTTAAGTGTCGCCCAAGTGTAACGCAGATGTTTTCGAAATTTACAAGCCATCATTAAAAGGCAGAAACAACGTGGCTCACGGTGCAGTGAAGCCCTGGCCGCTTTTTGTtttaaagtggagttgcagtcttatgCTACACATGGTTTCGGCACAGCACCGACTTCGAGTTACCAGTGGAGTCTCAACGTGGTACACGGCCCGAGTGTTTGCAGCAATGCGCatccgagtgttttttttttttttttctctctttttcttctttccaggGGACTTTCCCCTGGGATCAGACTACCTACGACCCTTCCAAAATGTTTCGCGACTGATCCGCTATGGCAGGGTGCATGCGCCGTCGTGCCGTGAGAAAGGCAGATTGTCAGGCTGCGTAATTGTTTTTAGAATCGCCCATGAATTAAATTTGTTATCAGCTCATTGGTAAGGTACCAAAATGGCGAATTACATTGTAGAGTGTTTTGCAACTGTGATACCTATTGAAGAGTGCATCTCCTATTGTGCATAATTTAGTTAAGTATGCATGAAAACAAATAATTTTAAATCAGCAAAATAGAATGTGCCAAAACTGAACCAGTCGGTCTGGAAAGCCACTAATTATGATGTCAGTGATGGCATTGTTAACATGCATATGCTGGGAACAGGAGTGCTAGCGGCTAAGTAAAACCAATTTTGAGTGTTCATGTTTCACGACTCCTCTTAGCAGACAAAGTAGAACAAAAATCTCTTTATGCAGGTTTCATTGCCGCTGAAACCCCCATGCCTGCCGACAAACTGAACATGGTCGCTCATGACAGTAAGTGTTTTGCACGCTTTGTATAAATATGCAGCTTTGTAAACTGTCAGCACCAACGCTTCTGCTCTCATGCTGACGACGTCAAGACCAGCAGAAGCCAATCTTTTGATGGTACGAATTGAGAGTCCTCATGTCAATCATAAATTAGTTTTTGTGAAAACTGCACACCTTTCATTCACTGTTTGGTCCCCGTGGCTGAAGTGTTAATGAAATTGTACAATACAAGTTTCATTAAGATTTGTGTACCTCAGTGGCTCTCTGTAGTTTGACTTGTGTCCTGTCTTCTGAAATGCTCCAATGTGATATGCAGCAGCTGCATCGGTGAACCAGAAGACACCCATCAGCATCCTTCAGGAGCTGTGTGCCCGCAACTGCCTCACTCCGGAGTACAAGCTGCTGTCTGTCGAAGGCGCAGTGCATGCTCCTACTTTCATGTACAGGTGAGCTGCTGTTGTGTCTGCTACAGCAAAAGTTCAGAGACGACTCAGCACATTGTAAAGGAATGCTATGATATTGGCaaatgtacttgtttatctttttccagtgaccacttttcaccggctaacaaatttcAAACATTATTGCTCAGTGTaagatgcgcctgcatgtatcagaacaTTCTTTAATCTTGTAGCCAATTCTATCTGTTATCTCTGTTGTCGGTGAACCTTTTttaatcagattgcatgcgtgACTCAAATACTTTTGTTCATTCTAGACCTCgtgcgagcaccagcgattatgcTGGAACGTTCAATGAGTCAAGTATAAATAGCTGATGCGTCTGACACACAGATCAGGTTTCGACGATCGACGAGTGTGCTTGCCTCTATCATTGtgctgagtgttacttgttttgctgggcacaggttgCATTGGAAACACCACTGGGTTGTAGTTCCTTGTCACTACAACGTGGCAATATTCACACTGCAAGAACTATAGGAAACatccaccttccagaagtgctAGGATTCAAAGCAGATGGGAGCATTAAATCGTCAGCAGTagatataagcaagagacgtttagagcattGTTGGGAAAAAGAGCAAGGAAGAATTGACAGAGCTGGGgtcattacaggcataggtaactgtaCAATGTAGAGATATAGGTTTCAGTGATGCGAGAAAAGGTGGAGAGATAAGGAAAATGGTAGACTGGCAATAAATTTAGTAGAACCTGGTTAGCTGGtgcaggctaggtaactatttgttGCCGCTGCATTATGAAGGCAATGCCTATAGAAAACGTCATCAGCTGTGCTGATGGTGTTGCGATACAGTGCCACTCTAGGAAGGTTCAAGTAGCCTGAAAGGAATTAATTGTTCATCCACAATAGAGTAGCGCAAAGGTACAACGGAAACCCTTACCTGTTTttcggaaagaaagctttgcagttcAAAGATTCGTCCTGGTCTGGGGATTGACCCCAAGACCAACGCCTATACAGGGtagtcgctctaccatctgaactAACAGGGACACTAGCAGATCGTAAATTGAGGCTGAATTCACGGGCAACTCGAAGCTTACGGACCCTGAATATGGCATATCAGTTGTGCAGAGATCCATAGGGTGGAAAGGGTTTCATGAAAGCGTATTGTTGTCCACCTGCGATTTCCTTTACTTTTTTaatttctgcagaactgatttgggGGGCCATTCAAGTAGCTGCGAGTCCATCCACAGTCACTATCGAGCTCATGAGCATTGCAACACTATCAGGGCAGAAAAGAGGCAAGCATGTGCCAGAATGTCTAGTGACCTGGAAGACAATGAGAAACAATCATTacaaaataaaacacaaaatgaacgATCTAAAGGGAAATCACCAAATAAAGTGCAAGAATTTAAGATTGTAGCTGGCAAAACTGCAGCGACCGAAAGAAGGAACAAAACAGTTGCACTTGTTTTTGGTTCAAGCATTTATTTATGAATATGACAACTTGCTTTTAAATTCATCAAAGGACGCCTATTTTACAGTGTGGACATCTTCAATGCTGGCAGTGCATGACTCTGATGACAACCACAAAGAAAGGAATGAAATGACATAGGGCACACTGTGCACAAGCATTCTGCTCTCGAGATTAATTTGCAGCACTTTGTTTTCTTGTTCTACTTACATGTGTTATCTTTCTTGGAGcatcgaggaaaaaaaaaaaaaaaaaagcctctagGAAGCTGGCACTGGTTGGCCATTCTAAAGTCAGAAGTAGGGAGGACGCATTTGTTCAGAGTTGGGTGTCACCTAGGAATTTTTCAGTAGTTGCACGTCTCATGATTGTTCGATATTCTGAAGCTGTCAGGTGTTTATTAAAGAAATAAGTGAAAAAATGCTGTTGTATCCGCTGCCTCGCAATCGGAAATAGTGATTATGTTTTGTAATACTATAATTTGTATTACTAACATCATGGTTCACTGCCTTTTGTGTCCACTTCCTTGTAGTCCTCAAAAATGTTCTGGGGGCAAAATCTCCGCGCCAGGTATCAGGCACTCTTATCTTTCATTTGGGCTACTTCACTTTACAGACAGTGGTTTAAAACCATGCCTCTTTGTATACAGAGACCTGCAGCTGGTGCTGTTGTTCAATTTTACTCCATTGCACTCTTACGAGTTTTCTGCATACAATTTCTCTATCCTTGTCTACAGCCTTGCCTTGCAGGTCCCAAACTCTGTAAAATAAACGCATTAACGTTCCAAAGCTTTGTTTCATCCATCTGCCCTATTTATTTACTCATTAACTGCATTTTCTCTGTTTAACACCAGAGTGTTAAAAACCTTAACTGTTCTCTTTTAAAAGTAGCTGCCTTGTCTTACAGGGTTCAGGTGGGTGAAGTGGTTGCCAATGCCACTGGCCAGAGCAAGAAAAAGGCCAAGCACGCTGCTGCCAGGGCTATCCTTGAAAAGCTACTTGCTGATGATGGTCCATTTGCAAAGTACCGGGCTGCAGTCATGGAGGACCTTCCTTCCATGGATCCAACAGAGACGGTGACCACAGCAGTGTGAGTTGGCAATTTTCCGAGTTTACTCAACATGTTACCTCGGCTGTTCTTAACTTGCTTAATTATTatttacagtagaacctcgttgataggAGGCTCTAGTAGTGCCAACGTTCACGATCGAGAACACGGAAAATGACCCAATAGAGTTACGCTTATATTTTGCCGGCTCATACACTGTCTGAAAACGCaatctttcggcaccaacgttcaATACATCACCAAACTGCAATCGTATGATGTGTTTTAtggccgctagatcccatgtaaacaagaaaatgcacGAGGCGTGTGCAATCGAGAACAGTAGACACCCGTTTCACGTGAAAGCACCGACGCACACTCAGTTTCTTATTACGGTACCAGCAAATCACCTCCCGGGTCGTCGCACaccacattcacagctatcgttgccaaccctattgcgataagcatcttcacccgTCTGTTTCACAGCACGTGGTGGGTGTTTGGATTATCGACGACTAAAAAGCGTGCAGTACAATTGAAACGGCACCacgcgctgtgaaacagataggtgatgTTGCTTATCGCAGTAGGGTTGGCGATGATAGCTGTGAATGTGGCGTGCATTCCCTGCTGCAGACTGTGATCGTATCATATGTTTTCAGgctgctagatcccatgtaaacgaGAAGAGGCGCAAGGCACGCGCGATGGAGAACCGCCGCATCAGCTTGCCCGCAATACTTGCCCGCCCGTCTCACGTGAAAACGCCTGCGCCCACTGTTTCTtcttccggtaccagcaaatctcccgGGTTGTTGGAACGCTGCATTCCCAGCTATTACCACCAACCCTGtagcgataagcatcttcacctatctgttttacaGCGTGTGGGCGTAGTCCTGTTGGAAGCGTACAGCCCACTCTTAGTACGCGATAATCCAAACGCACCGCCGTTCCCTAATGCAAGTGCCGGGATGCGAGCGTTGCGTTTCGCTTTGGTGGTACCTGGCGTCGCCCACCAGCTCGATCCGTGTCCGTTTCTCGTCGCCATCAAAACACGACgcaataggaaaaaaaaacatctctCGGCCCACCAAAGCCCCACCAGCTCGGCGCGCGTCGGCATCTCGTGCCTCGTGCACAACGATTTGCGCATccacattacgtagatgtcaactacattTGAGTCTGTCAATATTTTTAGTCACTTTGCATCGTACAATTTTCGGTTAATACGTTCTTTCTTGCGTTTTCCAAAACGTATGAACAAGGTTCAACTGTATCTGCTTATCCATGGACCCAACAATGTTTGGGGCATAGAGACAAGGAACACATTGCATGGTGTTGCCATATTTAGTGCTGATGCTTTGTTGAAGCCCAGGCCTGGTCAAAGCCTATCACATACTTGGGGACATGGAGACGTACCATGAGGAACAGTTTCTGTTAGCTGTTCTTGCTAGAATTTTGTGCCCATTATCAGAGGTTGCATCCCAATAGCAATGTAAGTTTGGAATAGCTTGTGCATATTTAATTAACAAATGGATCACAGATTATGCTCTAACGTCATCTTCAGCCGTTGGTACATCTGTGCGTAGCAGCTCTACATGACTGGCAGTTCATCCTTATCTCTGATATGTTTACAAATTTACTGCCATaacatggtaaaaaaaaaaagcttagtggaaaaacagccagaagTTGCTAATGGAGATGTCCTGGGGCAGGGGAGGGTATGGAAACAATGAAAAAGTAGTTTTTTACTGAGCACTGCAACATAGTGTGGTAAAGGAATATGTATGATGAGTGTGCCTGTGCAGAGGTGAGATGGCACCGAGCAACAACGGGCTGCCTGGCAGCACCCCCTTGGGAGGCACCCTGGGAGGCACAGCGTCAGCGGCAGCTGGGGCCGAGGACGACGGCATTGCGGGCAACCCGGTTGGGGAGCTGCAAGAGCTCTGCATGAAGCTTCGGTGGCGGCCCCCTTTCTACGAGACCGTCATTGAAGATGGCCTACCCCACGAACGCACTTTTGGCATCTCCTGCCTTGTCAACAACCTCAATGAAATGGGTCAGCTTCACTGCCTCTGCCTTGTAATATTGCTTtgggtgtgctgtggctggctaAACCATTCCTCAG
This genomic stretch from Dermacentor silvarum isolate Dsil-2018 chromosome 2, BIME_Dsil_1.4, whole genome shotgun sequence harbors:
- the LOC119441938 gene encoding interferon-inducible double-stranded RNA-dependent protein kinase activator A homolog, encoding MESTGFIAAETPMPADKLNMVAHDTAASVNQKTPISILQELCARNCLTPEYKLLSVEGAVHAPTFMYRVQVGEVVANATGQSKKKAKHAAARAILEKLLADDGPFAKYRAAVMEDLPSMDPTETVTTAVGEMAPSNNGLPGSTPLGGTLGGTASAAAGAEDDGIAGNPVGELQELCMKLRWRPPFYETVIEDGLPHERTFGISCLVNNLNEMGKGKSKRLAKRQAAKKMIELIKNVQNGLLNGEDDKFGEPGLNSGSGGLGPCSTVLQEAKCYMGLKEQNISALTPRHSQQVGQLLRQLQASDGARLTSLQGTSLSTAGIDYVGLLREIADEQSFEVTYVPIDELSPDGKHQCLVQLTSLPLAVCFGTADTPEQAQVAAARCALQYLKIMTKK